One Vicia villosa cultivar HV-30 ecotype Madison, WI linkage group LG5, Vvil1.0, whole genome shotgun sequence genomic window, ATGAGAATCCCTAACACGAGGTTgtcatatatttaacccttttagaAACATCATAGACCATTTATTTGGTGATGCATGTTAAATGTCACCCACTTGATAATGAATACTCTCTCAAATCAAATTAAACAGGAACACGTTGAAAAAGTGTATGATATTTATCCAACCTCAATTGATTATAGGACGTGTTCCGGTTGACGCCGTTCAAATATTAATCGTATCTTGTCTGATCTGATCTGGTCTGGTCAATAACTTCAAATGTCGTTTCTAGAATTTGTAAGACCCGGGCTGAAAGGGTGAATACGTAACTTTACTTATCCCATCTTTTTTCTTCCTCCCTCTTCCTTATCCTCtgcaatttttatcaattatattATCTCCTCCTCCTTCTCCTCCCTACTCGCCATAGCCACAACTCCTCTTTCTTTGTGTCTCTTCACAGACACAAAGACACACCAACATCACATTCAATAACATGTCTATGTCTCTTTCTCTTGTTCGTCTCTCTTGTTCCTCTCATTCAATTCCTCCCCAATTACCAAATTCTCGTACTGCCCGTTTCAGTTTCTGCCGCTATAGACGCAGACACGTTTCTGCTTCATCTTCCATTCACCGTGGTCTCTTCAAAGTCCATTCCCTTTCCAGCCTCGGCGGAGCTCATGAGTTTGACAGCATAAGCCAAAGGAGCcacgatgaagaagaagatgacgaACAACAAATTAGGACTAGGGCTAGTAATGAACATCAAGTAgacgatgaagaagaagatgaagaagaagaatctatCAGCTCTTGTGTTTTCCCTGAAAGATGGGATGTCTTAGGTCTTGGACAAGCCATGGTAATTTCCGCAATACGCCATTTagtacaaaatattttcaaatactcGTTATAACAGCGCTATAGTATATAGTGAATACTCTCATTATGTTGAAATAGATATTGAAACAATATACATTTTGATGATAGCTATGAATCTATAAGTGTGTTGTTTGGGGAATTTTTTAGGTAGACTTTTCTGGCACAGTGGATGACGAGTTCTTGAAGAATTTAGGATTAGAAAAGGGAACAAGGAGACTTGTAAATCATGAGGAAAGAGGTAGAGTTTTGCAGGCCATGGATGGTTGCAGCTATAAAGCTGCCGCTGGTGGATCGCTTTCTAATACCTTAGTTGCCCTCGCAAGGCTTGGAGGTCGCTCCCTACAAGATCCTGCTATAAATGTGGCAATGGCCGGCAGTGTTGCGAGTGATCTGTTGGGTGGTTTCTACAGGTTTGCTCTCGTTATTGCACACTTTTTTGATCATATTGATGTGGTTGATTAAAGTTGGGGCTGATTTAGTTTcgttattttaaattttagggaAAAATTACGCCGAGCAAATGTGCAATTTCTGTCTGTGCCTATCAAGGATGCGACAACTGGAACAGTTATAGTACTTACAACTCCAGATGCTCAGCGCACAATGCTTGCATATCAGGTTCAATTTACTACAAATGAAGAATATTATTACTATATATTTCTGCCACTTCACTTCCTTGTTGCGGTTTGAGGAGTACGTAACAAGATGTTTCTAAGGAGATATATCAACAACAATTTATatcttgttcattcttttttccCCTTTTCCTTCTAGTTTAAGCAATATCTTTTTTTCAGAAGAAACACGTACACATGTTTAACTAATGGATTAAATCAATCAACTATAGGAGTTGCTTAAAAGTTTCATGAGTTTTTCTGCTATAAAGTTGTACTTTTTTAACATGCAAATTTCATGAATGGTATGCTATAAGCAATTAAGCGGATGCATTATTTACTATATATATTCACTTATTTCCAAGATTGTCAAAATCTCGATATATATCTTGAAATCTTAGGATTTTACGATCTCACCCCCAATGATCCAAATCTTAAGCAGAACTGTGGTAGCAAAGTCGTGCAAGATTGCTGCAAAATTATTACCAAATTGTGAAAAGATTGTGACATTGTTGATTTTTGTGCAATCCTAGGATTCCTAGCTATATACAATTTGGTTCGTTATACAGGACTTGCTACTAATGAAGAATATTATTACTATAAATTAGGGTAGTCATTAGCTCATTCTAATGAAGAATATTTTATTTGGTGAAAGAAATGTGGTATTCTCGTGGAATACAAGGGAAGACTTGAAATGCTTTTATTCAACCTGGAAACATTAAACTTTACTTTTAGTGCATTGTGTGCCCATAATATAGTACTAATTGATTATTTTGCTATGCCTCTTCTTTAAAACAAGTAATACTTCCTTGCTGATTTTATTCTCACTCGAATCTATACCTCCCTGTCTTCATTCACTTGTATGCTATTTTATTTAGGAAATTTTTAGCActtatttcaaattttatataCCTTTATTAAGGTTAATGAAGGGAACAATGCTAATATTTCTGTATTCTGTTGTCAGGGCACATCTTCAACCGTTAACTTTGACACTTCCTTGGCAAGTGCAGTTTCTAAGACCAACATACTTGTTGTTGAAGGTTATCTATTTGAACTTCCCGATACTATTAAAACAATAACAAAAGCATGTATGGAAGCTAGGAGTAATGGTGCTCTGGTTGCAGTAACAGCTTCAGATGTCTCCTGCATTGAGAGACATTTTGATCATTTCTGGTAAGATTATTACACCCCTTTCGGTTTTTCCATATAATAGTTCATTCAATTCCACTTAATGTCAAAATTATACATCGTATTAGTACGTTGATTCAAtcccaaaatttaaaataataagatgaatgatATTTGAAGGTGTTTAGATCCCAAACATATATATTTGTATGTAACTTGTACTTGTTCATTCAACAGGGAGATCATAGGAAATTATGCAGATTTAATCTTCGCAAATGTTGATGAGGCGAGAGCTCTTTGTAATTTTGATGCAAAGGAGACCACTGTTTCTGTTACAAGGTATCTAAGTCAGTTTGTCCCTCTAGTATCTGTTACGGACGGTATCAGAGGCTCTTACATAGGTGTAAAAGGCGAAGCCGTATACATCCCTCCCTCTCCATGTGTTCCAGTGGATACCTGTGGTGCTGGTGATGCATATGCT contains:
- the LOC131602305 gene encoding uncharacterized protein LOC131602305, with the protein product MSMSLSLVRLSCSSHSIPPQLPNSRTARFSFCRYRRRHVSASSSIHRGLFKVHSLSSLGGAHEFDSISQRSHDEEEDDEQQIRTRASNEHQVDDEEEDEEEESISSCVFPERWDVLGLGQAMVDFSGTVDDEFLKNLGLEKGTRRLVNHEERGRVLQAMDGCSYKAAAGGSLSNTLVALARLGGRSLQDPAINVAMAGSVASDLLGGFYREKLRRANVQFLSVPIKDATTGTVIVLTTPDAQRTMLAYQGTSSTVNFDTSLASAVSKTNILVVEGYLFELPDTIKTITKACMEARSNGALVAVTASDVSCIERHFDHFWEIIGNYADLIFANVDEARALCNFDAKETTVSVTRYLSQFVPLVSVTDGIRGSYIGVKGEAVYIPPSPCVPVDTCGAGDAYASGILYGVLRGMSDLRSIGTIAAKVASTVVAQQGTRLRISDAVKLAESFAFQLDTSTVRSDVGTDHISSV